The following nucleotide sequence is from Aquipuribacter sp. SD81.
AGCGCACTGTCACAAAGACAAGTCCTGCTACTAGTGCGCCGACGCCGGCACCAGCCGTCACCTGGGCGATCGTGTGGTCCCTCAGGACCACGCGCGCCCAGCCCGTGGCCACGACCAGCGGCCAGGCAAATACAGTCAGCCACCCGAGCGTCAGCGTCAGGATGACAACCGTGCCCGCGGCGACCCCTGTGTGGATCGAGATCTGCCAGACCGCAGTGATCGCCACCGTGACGAGCAGTCCCGTCAGCATGGCCATCACTAGCGCGAGGAGATCGCACGGAGCGTCCTCGAGGAGCACTAGGAGGGCGAGCCCGGTGATCACGGAGAGGACACCGAAGCCGAGCGGCAGGAAGCGCTGACTCCGCTGCCTCACGTGTCGGTCGCCGACCCGCCCGCTCCGCACCGCCCTCAGCAGGAACGCGTACGGGATGACGCCCGTGAAGAGTGCAGCCAGACATCCGTAGGCGAACCCGCTCAGCCCGTCCGCTCGGGCACCCACGACCGGCGGCAGGACGATGGCGAGGTGAGCCGGAGAGAACACCTCGGTCAATAGGCGGGCGGCGCGCTGACGACGGGTCGTCGGCTCGGTGTCGACGACGCTCACGAGCGCAAACGTCCCGCCACCGAGTCGACCCGCTCGGCTCGGACCGCTGCGACGACCGGTCGAGCGGCGCGACGCGCGGCGTCCACAGCCCGCAACCGGTACACGTCCTGTAGAGCCGTGAGGTCGGCAGCAGGGCGCCCTCGTGATGACGCGGGGACGGCACCGGACGCGCGGGCAGCAACGGCGAGCTCCAGGAGCGCTCGCTCCGCGACCGCCGATCGCATCCGCTCGGGCACCGTCCGCGCGACGTGGCGTGTGACTGCAACCTCATCAGCGGGCGTCACGTACTGGTCGAGCACCAGCATGCCGTCGAGGATCTCCATCAGTCGGCGGTAGAGGAGCAACTCCGCTTCGTGCTGGCCAGTCAGACGGCCGGAGTCGTCGTCATTCGCTCCGTCGGCCAGCGCACGCTCGAGCGAGACCTCTGGGGCGGCTGCCGTGACTTCCAGCCACAGCCGGGACTGCTGCACGGATAGGTGACACCTGACCTGTGGTGCCTGAGGGTGCCGCTGGAAGGATCACCACCGTGCCCAAGCCCCACCCCAAGGAGTTCCGCGACGACGTGATCGCGGTCGCCCGCCGTGGCGAGGCGCCGCTGTCGAAGATCGCGAAGGACTTCGGAATCAGCGAGTCGTGCCTGCGGAACTGGGTGCATGCCGCCGACGTCGAGGACGGCCGCCGCGACGGACCCACCCGCTCAGAGTCCGCCGAGCTGCGAGAGGCCAACCGGCGGATCCGGCTGCTCGAGCAGGAGAACGAGGTCCTCCGCCGCGCCGCGGCCTACCTGAGCCAGGCGAACCTGCCGGGAAAAGGCTCTACCCGCTCGTGAGAGAGCTCGCCCGCGACGGGATCCCCGTCGCCCTCACGTGCCGGGTCCTGAACATCGCCCGACAGCCGTACTACCGCTGGCTCGCCGCCCCTGTCCCTCGCTCGGAGGTCGAGCGGGCCTACCTCGCCGACGCCGTGTTCGACGCCCACCGCGACGACCCCGAGTACGGCTACCGGCTCCTCGCCGACGAGGCCCGCGAAGCCGGCCACGACCGCTGCGACCGGACGGTCTGGCGGGTCTGCCGGGACAACAGATGGTGGTCGGCGTTCGGGAAGAAGCGCGGCGCCAACGGCAAGAAGCCCGGCCCACCAGCCCACGACGACCTCGTCCAGCGGCACTTCGTCGCGGCAGCGCCGAACACGCTCTGGCTGACTGACATCACGGAGCACTGGACCGGCGAGGGCAAGCTCTACCTCTGCGCGATCAAGGACGTCTACTCCGGTCGGATCGTGGGCTACTCCATGGCCGACCGTATGAAGTCCCGTCTCGCGG
It contains:
- a CDS encoding phosphatidic acid phosphatase, which translates into the protein MSVVDTEPTTRRQRAARLLTEVFSPAHLAIVLPPVVGARADGLSGFAYGCLAALFTGVIPYAFLLRAVRSGRVGDRHVRQRSQRFLPLGFGVLSVITGLALLVLLEDAPCDLLALVMAMLTGLLVTVAITAVWQISIHTGVAAGTVVILTLTLGWLTVFAWPLVVATGWARVVLRDHTIAQVTAGAGVGALVAGLVFVTVR
- a CDS encoding DUF6545 domain-containing protein, yielding MQQSRLWLEVTAAAPEVSLERALADGANDDDSGRLTGQHEAELLLYRRLMEILDGMLVLDQYVTPADEVAVTRHVARTVPERMRSAVAERALLELAVAARASGAVPASSRGRPAADLTALQDVYRLRAVDAARRAARPVVAAVRAERVDSVAGRLRS
- a CDS encoding IS3 family transposase (programmed frameshift), with the translated sequence MPKPHPKEFRDDVIAVARRGEAPLSKIAKDFGISESCLRNWVHAADVEDGRRDGPTRSESAELREANRRIRLLEQENEVLRRAAAYLSQANLPKRLYPLVRELARDGIPVALTCRVLNIARQPYYRWLAAPVPRSEVERAYLADAVFDAHRDDPEYGYRLLADEAREAGHDRCDRTVWRVCRDNRWWSAFGKKRGANGKKPGPPAHDDLVQRHFVAAAPNTLWLTDITEHWTGEGKLYLCAIKDVYSGRIVGYSMADRMKSRLAVDALSSAVARRGGDAAVAGCIVHSDRGSQFRSRRFLAELRHHDLVGSMGQVASAGDNAAMESFFALLQKNVLDRRRWASRSELRIAIVTWIERTYHRRRRQARLGRLTPIEYETINAPQVALAA